In a single window of the Euleptes europaea isolate rEulEur1 chromosome 4, rEulEur1.hap1, whole genome shotgun sequence genome:
- the CER1 gene encoding cerberus, with translation MFLLLIQMLLISCHGTREQTEELQKKRGETIPHFLTQDLLREDLADNEGVPERGWFGANPLAEMTSKEQDESQRAKFVSPYRDATQDVGNWAPTCGSPHSEDAKKTSSHPHCKREAESPFRKDAKRFWDLFMLKTKSRSEEVVLPIKTNEMYEETCSTLPFSQSIVYENCETVVVQNNLCFGKCSSFHVPGPEDRLYTFCSHCLPTKFSMRHLEMNCTRVAPLFKVIMIVEECKCEVQKIKDPEIGFLHSDVHANVYKHN, from the exons ATGTTTTTGCTATTGATTCAAATGCTGCTGATTTCATGCCATGGAACAAGGGAGCAAACAGAAGAGCTACAGAAGAAAAGGGGAGAAACAATTCCACACTTTTTGACTCAAGATTTGCTAAGGGAAGATCTAGCCGATAATGAGGGCGTTCCGGAACGTGGTTGGTTTGGGGCAAACCCATTGGCAGAGATGACGAGCAAGGAGCAAGATGAATCCCAAAGGGCCAAATTTGTTTCCCCATATAGAGATGCAACTCAAGATGTTGGGAACTGGGCCCCCACATGTGGGTCTCCGCATTCAGAGGATGCAAAAAAAACATCTTCCCATCCACACTGCAAAAGGGAAGCAGAATCACCCTTCAGGAAAGATGCCAAAAGGTTCTGGGACCTTTTTATGTTGAAAACCAAGTCAAGGTCTGAAGAAGTTGTCCTTCCCATCAAGACCAATGAGATGTACGAGGAGACTTGCAGCActctgccattttctcag AGCATTGTGTATGAGAACTGTGAGACGGTGGTGGTGCAGAACAACTTATGCTTTGGGAAATGCAGTTCCTTTCATGTTCCTGGTCCTGAAGATCGCCTTTATACCTTCTGTTCCCACTGCTTGCCAACCAAGTTTTCCATGAGACATTTGGAGATGAACTGTACCAGGGTTGCTCCTCTGTTCAAGGTGATTATGATTGTAGAAGAATGCAAGTGTGAGGTTCAGAAGATTAAAGACCCTGAGATAGGATTTCTGCACTCAGATGTGCATGCAAATGTATACAAACACAACTGA